The Puntigrus tetrazona isolate hp1 chromosome 3, ASM1883169v1, whole genome shotgun sequence genome contains a region encoding:
- the c3h16orf72 gene encoding UPF0472 protein C16orf72 homolog, whose amino-acid sequence MEEKKEESEAEIHEHGPEHWFSKWERQCLAEAERGEPSEEEVDQNQEKLWHLFQNSATAVAQLYKDRVCHQQGLSLWSPFQNAATAVTNLYKESVDAHKRSFDLGIQIGHQRRNKDVLAWVKKRRRTIRREDLISFLCGKAPPPRTSRAAPKLTVMSPNRPPSSDTVSSVETDLQPFCEAIALHGLSGAMASISVRSSTPGSPTHVSGSSNAGRRRNGLHDVDLNTFISEEMALHLGSAGTRKRTSVQCTDVITDSPTHKRNRML is encoded by the exons ATGGAGGAGAAGAAGGAGGAGAGCGAAGCGGAGATCCACGAACACGGACCCGAACACTGGTTCTCCAAATGGGAGCGCCAGTGCCTCGCGGAGGCCGAGAGGGGAGAGCCGAGCGAGGAGGAAGTGGACCAGAACCAGGAGAAACTCTGGCATCTCTTCCAGAATTCCGCCACGGCGGTGGCGCAACTTTATAAAG ATCGAGTCTGTCATCAGCAAGGACTGTCATTGTGGTCTCCATTTCAAAACGCTGCAACAGCGGTGACTAATCTTTACAAAG AAAGCGTTGATGCACACAAGAGGAGCTTTGACTTAGGAATCCAGATCGGTCATCAGCGACGTAATAAAGATGTTTTGGCCTGGGTAAAAAAGCGAAGGAGAACTATACGAAGGGAGGATTTGATAAGTTTCCTATGTGGTAAAGCGCCACCACCAAGGACTTCTAGAGCAGCCCCCAAACTGACTGTCATGTCTCCTAACCGACCACCTTCATCAGACACCGTATCATCTGTAGAGACTGATTTACAGCCCTTCTGTGAGGCCATAGCACTACATG GTTTAAGCGGAGCAATGGCCAGCATCAGCGTCCGCTCAAGCACTCCCGGCTCTCCAACGCATGTCAGCGGCAGCTCGAATGCAGGACGCAGAAGGAACGGACTGCACGATGTGGACTTGAACACTTTCATATCGGAGGAGATGGCTCTCCACCTCGGCAGCGCAGGCACCAGGAAGCGGACCTCGGTCCAGTGCACCGACGTCATCACAGACTCCCCAACCCATAAACGCAACAGAATGCTCTGA